A window of Komagataella phaffii GS115 chromosome 1, complete sequence contains these coding sequences:
- a CDS encoding Isopentenyl diphosphate:dimethylallyl diphosphate isomerase (IPP isomerase): MTTSAYHQLVQSLTKEQILKKFDDIVPLNETTDTPSTANSTNSNEDKELFKGQDEEQIKLMEENCIVLDYNDVPIGAGTKKTCHLMANINQGLLHRAFSVFLFDHNEKLLLQQRADEKITFANMWTNTCCSHPLCVSSELGADTKVNEEWSLEKAVHGAKVAAQRKLDQELGIPAEDIPLKKFKFLTRIHYMSPSGGADSKWGEHEIDYILIIKANPRYTPNPNEVGDSKYVSKEELKEMFKDSSLVFTPWFKLICESYLFKWWDNLDNLDQFRNETIDRML; the protein is encoded by the coding sequence ATGACTACGTCCGCGTATCACCAGCTTGTTCAAAGTCTTACCAAAGAGCAAatattgaagaagtttgatgatattgtTCCTCTTAACGAAACCACAGATACACCCTCTACAGCAAATTCTACCAACTCAAACGAAGATAAAGAGCTCTTCAAGGGCCAAGATGAGGAACAAATCAAACTCATGGAGGAAAACTGCATTGTTCTAGACTACAATGATGTTCCTATTGGAGCAGgtacaaagaaaacttgCCATCTTATGGCTAATATCAATCAGGGTTTGCTGCACCGAGCATTTTCTGTGTTCCTATTCGACCACAACGAGAAACTACTTTTGCAACAGCGTGCTGACGAAAAGATCACGTTTGCCAACATGTGGACGAATACATGTTGCTCCCATCCTTTGTGTGTTTCTTCAGAGCTGGGAGCTGACACAAAAGTGAATGAAGAATGGTCTTTAGAGAAAGCTGTTCATGGTGCCAAGGTGGCTGCCCAACGTAAGCTGGATCAAGAGTTGGGTATACCAGCAGAAGACattccattgaaaaagttcaagtttttgacgAGAATCCACTACATGTCTCCCAGTGGAGGAGCCGACAGCAAATGGGGAGAACATGAGATTGATTATATTCTGATAATAAAGGCAAACCCCCGCTATACTCCAAATCCTAATGAAGTCGGTGACAGTAAATACGTTTCCAAGGAAGAgttgaaggaaatgttcaaagattccTCCCTAGTCTTCACGCCCTGGTTTAAGTTAATCTGCGAGTCTTACCTTTTCAAGTGGTGGGACAACCTGGACAATTTAGACCAATTTAGAAATGAGACTATTGATCGTATGCTGTAA